The Daucus carota subsp. sativus chromosome 2, DH1 v3.0, whole genome shotgun sequence genome includes a window with the following:
- the LOC108206518 gene encoding probable WRKY transcription factor 35 isoform X1 encodes MSDNFTVLDTTIPCESTSKKRKNIVMKSSDHSRILSTNISKDMSEPEASKKQKIYQKRVVAVKIDENEYDKKQKSEGPPSDCWSWRKYGQKPIKGSPYPRGYYKCSTSKSCSAKKQVERCKTDASLLIITYTSTHNHQSPKEPKEVEDPKQSEDPKEVEDTKQSEDPKHDELKIENNITEEPKEEDDKVEEAVNVQEGEAVNVQDGVSTENITEFYYCQSPFTSNSDHQDMIATIKYEEERLGSPLTEKLESVVFEEKSEEPLCCPHLMTFSTDEYDFYDELGELPISSSLTRFMRSNFSEERILIQ; translated from the exons ATGTCTGATAATTTCACTGTTCTTGATACAACTATTCCCTGTG AAAGTACCAGCAAGAAGAGAAAGAATATTGTCATGAAAAGCTCTGATCATTCCCGAATTTTGAGCACAAACATTTCAAAAGATATGTCAGAACCCGAGGCTTCCAAGAAACA GAAGATATACCAGAAGAGAGTAGTAGCTGTGAAGATCGATGAAAATGAATATGACAAGAAGCAGAAGAGTGAAGGGCCACCTTCTGATTGTTGGTCTTGGAGGAAATATGGGCAGAAACCAATCAAAGGATCTCCCTATCCCAG GGGATATTACAAATGCAGCACATCGAAGAGTTGTTCAGCCAAAAAACAAGTGGAAAGATGCAAAACAGATGCTTCCTTGCTCATCATCACTTATACCTCAACTCATAACCATCAAAGTCCCAAAGAACCAAAAGAAGTAGAAGATCCAAAACAATCAGAAGATCCAAAAGAAGTAGAAGATACAAAACAATCAGAAGATCCAAAACACGATGAACTGAAGATTGAAAACAACATAACAGAAGAACCTAAAGAAGAGGATGACAAAGTTGAAGAAGCCGTTAATGTTCAAGAAGGTGAAGCGGTTAATGTCCAAGATGGAGTTAGTACTGAAAATATAACTGAGTTTTACTACTGCCAGTCTCCATTTACTAGCAACTCTGATCACCAAGACATGATCGCTACCATCAAATACGAAGAAGAAAGACTGGGCAGCCCTTTGACAGAGAAGTTAGAAAGTGTGGTCTTTGAGGAAAAATCAGAAGAGCCACTTTGTTGTCCTCATCTCATGACATTCTCAACAGACGAATATGACTTCTACGATGAGCTCGGAGAACTGCCCATATCATCTTCCTTAACAAGATTCATGAGGAGTAATTTCTCAGAGGAAAGGATTCTTATTCAGTAG
- the LOC108206563 gene encoding E3 ubiquitin-protein ligase ORTHRUS 2 — MAQQLPCDNDGICLICKTTPSSDQTLTCNTCVTPWHIACLAINAQSSSSNLWECPDCTTLVDAGAPAAGEKSELVAAIQAIEADATLTEKQKARKRQELLSGKEAPANEKEGERNEVADMINSNFKCCVCIQLPERPVTTPCGHNFCLSCFQKWTRQGKNTCIKCRFSIPAKMASQPRINSALVAAIRMARMSMASSTGGQLKISHFVHNQCRPDRAYTTDRAKKSGMANAASGRIFVTTPCDHFGPITAEYDPVRNRGVLVGESWDLRMDCRQWGIHYPPVSGIAGQAKYGAQSVVLSGGYEDDEDHGEWFLYTGSGGRDLSGNKRTNKDQSFDQQFESYNESLRFSCKKGYPVRVVRSHKEKRSSYAPETGLRYDGVYRIEKCWRKVGKQGFKVCRYLFVRCDNEPAPWTSDEHGDRPRPLPTVKELKPAVDIFERNESPSWDFDVEDNLWKWKKSPPVSQKPVRDGKPEDIQNARIAIRKAEKTASKDKLLKEFSCLLCKNVMTLPLTTPCAHNFCKSCLEGKFAGQSFMIERSRGGRTLRSQKNTMTCPACPTDISEFLQNAQINRELMDLIEKLQESSKEEADAPVEFPAASSEDPVKENESPNPQVEAKTVEENPEASSEDPDKENGLSNSEAEAKIVEDKKRKEANAKPPPKNKKRKVNNDNLLKDENAS; from the exons ATGGCTCAACAACTCCCTTGCGACAACGACGGTATTTGCCTTATCTGCAAAACGACGCCGTCCAGCGACCAGACACTCACCTGCAACACCTGTGTCACGCCTTGGCACATTGCTTGTCTCGCGATTAATGCGCAATCGTCCTCGTCGAATCTGTGGGAGTGTCCTGATTGCACCACGCTGGTGGACGCCGGAGCTCCGGCGGCCGGAGAGAAGTCGGAGCTGGTGGCGGCGATCCAGGCGATTGAGGCCGATGCTACGTTGACGGAGAAGCAGAAGGCGAGGAAGAGACAGGAGCTATTGAGTGGGAAAGAGGCGCCGGCTAATGAGAAGGAGGGGGAGAGGAATGAAGTGGCGGACATGATTAATAGCAATTTTAAGTGCTGTGTTTGTATTCAGTTGCCTGAGCGCCCTGTTACG ACACCTTGTGGCCACAACTTTTGCTTAAGTTGCTTCCAAAAGTGGACCCGGCAAGGAAAGAATACTTGTATAAAATGTCGCTTCAGCATTCCTGCCAAAATGGCAAGTCAGCCGCGCATTAACTCTGCACTGGTTGCCGCCATTCGAATGGCCAGGATGTCGATGGCAAGTTCTACGGGGGGACAGCTAAAAATTTCTCATTTTGTGCATAACCAATGCCGACCTGATAGAGCTTATACGACAGATCGTGCAAAAAAGAGTGGAATGGCCAATGCTGCCAGTGGAAGAATTTTCGTAACTACACCATGTGATCACTTTGGACCTATCACTGCTGAATATGATCCAGTGAGAAATAGGGGTGTTTTAGTTGGAGAAAGTTGGGATCTCCGTATGGATTGCAGGCAATGGGGTATTCACTATCCTCCTGTTTCTGGAATTGCTGGACAGGCCAAATATGGTGCTCAGTCTGTGGTTCTTTCTGGTGGTTATGAGGATGATGAGGATCATGGTGAATGGTTTCTTTACACTGGAAG TGGAGGAAGAGACCTCAGTGGGAACAAAAGGACTAACAAGGATCAATCATTTGATCAACAATTTGAAAGCTATAACGAGTCCTTGAGATTTAGCTGCAAAAAGGGATATCCAGTACGGGTAGTCAG ATCACATAAAGAGAAGCGATCTAGTTATGCCCCTGAAACTGGGTTGAGGTATGATGGTGTCTACAGGATAGAGAAGTGCTGGCGAAAGGTTGGAAAACAG GGTTTCAAGGTATGCAGATACTTATTTGTAAGATGTGACAATGAGCCTGCACCATGGACAAG tgATGAGCATGGTGACCGTCCCAGACCCCTGCCAACAGTTAAGGAGCTTAAACCGGCAGTTGACATATTTGAAAGGAATGAGAGTCCTTCATGGGATTTTGAT GTTGAAGACAATCTTTGGAAGTGGAAAAAGTCACCACCTGTGAGCCAAAAACCAGTAAGGGATGGTAAGCCTGAAGATATACAGAATGCAAGGATCGCAATAAGGAAAGCAGAAAAAACAGCATCGAAAGATAAACTTCTGAAAG AGTTTAGTTGTCTCCTGTGCAAAAATGTGATGACTCTCCCTCTTACAACTCCATGTGCACATAACTTCTGCAAGTCTTGCCTAGAAGGAAAATTTGCTGGACAGTCTTTTATGATAGAGAGGAGTAGGGGTGGGAGAACTCTTCGATCACAGAAGAATACCATGACTTGCCCTGCATGTCCTACTGACATATCCGAGTTCCTTCAGAATGCGCAG ATTAATAGAGAACTTATGGATCTAATAGAGAAACTTCAAGAATCAAGTAAGGAGGAAGCTGATGCACCTGTGGAGTTTCCGGCAGCTTCATCTGAGGATCCAGTCAAAGAAAATGAATCACCAAATCCTCAAGTGGAGGCAAAAACTGTGGAGGAGAATCCGGAGGCTTCATCCGAGGATCCAGACAAAGAAAATGGATTATCAAATTCTGAAGCTGAGGCAAAAATTGTGGAGgacaagaagagaaaagaagctAATGCAAAACCTCCACCTAAGAACAAGAAAAGGAAAGTTAACAATGACAATTTGCTGAAAGATGAAAATGCTTCTTGA
- the LOC108206518 gene encoding probable WRKY transcription factor 35 isoform X2, which translates to MKSSDHSRILSTNISKDMSEPEASKKQKIYQKRVVAVKIDENEYDKKQKSEGPPSDCWSWRKYGQKPIKGSPYPRGYYKCSTSKSCSAKKQVERCKTDASLLIITYTSTHNHQSPKEPKEVEDPKQSEDPKEVEDTKQSEDPKHDELKIENNITEEPKEEDDKVEEAVNVQEGEAVNVQDGVSTENITEFYYCQSPFTSNSDHQDMIATIKYEEERLGSPLTEKLESVVFEEKSEEPLCCPHLMTFSTDEYDFYDELGELPISSSLTRFMRSNFSEERILIQ; encoded by the exons ATGAAAAGCTCTGATCATTCCCGAATTTTGAGCACAAACATTTCAAAAGATATGTCAGAACCCGAGGCTTCCAAGAAACA GAAGATATACCAGAAGAGAGTAGTAGCTGTGAAGATCGATGAAAATGAATATGACAAGAAGCAGAAGAGTGAAGGGCCACCTTCTGATTGTTGGTCTTGGAGGAAATATGGGCAGAAACCAATCAAAGGATCTCCCTATCCCAG GGGATATTACAAATGCAGCACATCGAAGAGTTGTTCAGCCAAAAAACAAGTGGAAAGATGCAAAACAGATGCTTCCTTGCTCATCATCACTTATACCTCAACTCATAACCATCAAAGTCCCAAAGAACCAAAAGAAGTAGAAGATCCAAAACAATCAGAAGATCCAAAAGAAGTAGAAGATACAAAACAATCAGAAGATCCAAAACACGATGAACTGAAGATTGAAAACAACATAACAGAAGAACCTAAAGAAGAGGATGACAAAGTTGAAGAAGCCGTTAATGTTCAAGAAGGTGAAGCGGTTAATGTCCAAGATGGAGTTAGTACTGAAAATATAACTGAGTTTTACTACTGCCAGTCTCCATTTACTAGCAACTCTGATCACCAAGACATGATCGCTACCATCAAATACGAAGAAGAAAGACTGGGCAGCCCTTTGACAGAGAAGTTAGAAAGTGTGGTCTTTGAGGAAAAATCAGAAGAGCCACTTTGTTGTCCTCATCTCATGACATTCTCAACAGACGAATATGACTTCTACGATGAGCTCGGAGAACTGCCCATATCATCTTCCTTAACAAGATTCATGAGGAGTAATTTCTCAGAGGAAAGGATTCTTATTCAGTAG
- the LOC108209609 gene encoding uncharacterized protein LOC108209609: MSTTRVTPETISSAVSALLKWKETKSASEKAQLLPQNDFFYLTLTLEHIPQEGRRVNPYKIPLPHPLVQDSEICLIIDDRPKSKLTSKEAKKKVQADGINVAKVLNFSKLKSDYKTFEAKRKLCDSYDIFFAAKGLIPLLPKLLGKSFFKKKKAPLPVDLSHKNWKEQIERACGSGLFYIKKGTCSVVKIGRLSMEEGEVLENVVEGIKGVIELVPEGWEGVRSFHLKLSGSPGLPLYEAVPDIKLKIEGVRESVEEGNEIEVEVKEGEKKDGKLGKNKKKKGRIHEVKYMDVSGEDEVANDVDEGEKESEKVNDESELEGKKTKKRGSAKEKAIGEDKFGKKTKKAARGVRVGANEEYVSEETDDKQDLDVKEVELKKKRKKADAGGQVTADKNVEKPAKNTKKKADGDEQEKSQLPVSTEESAEKKGKKKSGLVTTAKKAKISKKK; the protein is encoded by the coding sequence ATGTCTACGACGAGGGTCACTCCAGAAACAATCTCAAGTGCTGTCTCTGCTCTTCTCAAGTGGAAAGAGACCAAATCAGCCTCAGAAAAGGCTCAGCTTTTGCCCCAAAACGACTTCTTTTACTTGACTCTCACATTGGAGCATATTCCTCAAGAGGGTCGTCGTGTAAACCCCTACAAGATCCCTCTGCCTCACCCTCTGGTTCAAGACTCTGAGATTTGTTTGATTATTGATGACAGACCCAAGTCTAAGCTCACTTCAAAGGAGGCCAAGAAGAAGGTACAAGCTGATGGTATTAATGTTGCTAAAGTCTTGAATTTTAGTAAGTTGAAAAGTGATTATAAGACCTTTGAGGCGAAGAGGAAGTTGTGTGATTCTTATGATATCTTCTTTGCGGCTAAAGGGCTGATCCCCCTTTTGCCTAAGTTGTTGGGGAAGAGTTTTTTTAAGAAGAAGAAGGCACCTTTGCCGGTTGATTTGAGTCATAAGAATTGGAAGGAGCAGATTGAGAGGGCGTGTGGGTCGGGATTGTTTTATATTAAGAAGGGGACGTGTAGTGTGGTCAAGATTGGGAGGCTTTCGATGGAGGAAGGGGAGGTTTTGGAGAATGTGGTGGAGGGGATTAAGGGGGTTATTGAGTTGGTTCCGGAAGGGTGGGAGGGTGTTAGGTCTTTTCACTTGAAGTTGTCGGGGTCTCCTGGGTTGCCGTTGTATGAGGCTGTGCCGGATATCAAGTTGAAGATTGAGGGGGTTAGGGAGAGTGTTGAGGAGGGGAATGAGATTGAGGTTGAGGTTAAGGAGGGTGAGAAGAAAGATGGCAAGTTGgggaagaacaagaagaagaaagggagAATTCATGAAGTTAAGTATATGGATGTGAGTGGTGAAGATGAAGTGGCGAATGATGTTGATGAGGGTGAGAAAGAGAGTGAGAAGGTGAATGATGAGAGTGAATTGGAGGGGAAGAAGACAAAGAAGAGGGGCTCGGCGAAAGAAAAGGCTATCGGGGAAGATAAGTTTGGCAAGAAGACTAAAAAAGCTGCTCGTGGAGTAAGAGTTGGTGCTAATGAGGAATATGTGAGTGAAGAAACTGATGATAAGCAAGATTTGGATGTCAAAGAAGTTGAGCTTAAGAAGAAGAGAAAGAAGGCTGATGCTGGAGGACAGGTTACCGCTGATAAGAATGTGGAGAAGCCAGCAAAGAATACAAAAAAGAAGGCAGATGGTGATGAACAGGAGAAAAGTCAACTGCCTGTATCCACGGAAGAGTCAGCTGAAAAGAAGGGTAAGAAGAAGAGTGGTCTTGTTACAACAGCGAAGAAGGCTAAGATTAGTAAGAAGAAGTAG
- the LOC108210054 gene encoding uncharacterized protein LOC108210054 gives MSNDSFAVALRNLGGTHTIPKPAAKSKSGSGKNDESGSSQQGAAGGESSVAVEKVALGMTAEVQESGSPDLVTRGTKRKQPSARKAPAKIPKSKSDQGKEIMVGSESDSDESEDPEREDTRVVLGAGKYSAREIIKLMSGIPTDEDWVKMDDTGLVNTFREIGSLWGQLGARLAGFNTMAFEVIKSERDTADACGERTRKAESSLAQEKSEREKLESELERRVKEAETRMQAAWKEKVDDAEARSVDAEKKASGFEEEVGVLKRTLEERKEAGVVIAEFQKSTAYADALNHAAAAEVVRCWHVAERHIKSDPGANLQSFIEAYLAAKDNIKAGKGEPEPYEGPSPSFIVPANPGNHVVLTTSDVPVDPDSQANNSSANDPPVL, from the exons ATGTCTAACGACTCTTTTGCTGTGGCTTTAAGGAACTTGGGGGGAACTCACACAATCCCAAAGCCTGCTGCCAAGTCCAAATCTGGGTCAGGGAAAAATGATGAATCCGGGTCCTCCCAGCAAGGAGCGGCTGGTGGAGAGTCAAGTGTTGCCGTGGAAAAAGTTGCCCTCGGGATGACTGCCGAGGTTCAGGAGTCTGGCAGCCCGGATCTTGTTACCCGGGGGACGAAGAGGAAACAGCCCTCGGCGAGGAAGGCTCCTGCGAAGATTCCTAAGTCCAAATCCGATCAGGGCAAAGAGATAATGGTGGGGTCCGAGTCTGACTCCGATGAGAGTGAGGATCCGGAGAGGGAAGATACCCGGGTTGTTCTCGGTGCTGGCAAGTACTCAGCAAGGGAGATAATCAAGTTGATGTCTGGTATCCCAACTGATGAGGATTGGGTGAAGATGGATGACACCGGATTGGTTAATACCTTCAGAGAGATTGGGAGTCTTTGGGGCCAG CTTGGAGCTCGGTTGGCCGGGTTCAACACTATGGCTTTTGAGGTTATCAAGTCGGAGAGGGACACTGCTGACGCATGCGGCGAGAGGACCCGGAAGGCCGAGTCGAGCTTAGCTCAGGAGAAGTCGGAGAGGGAGAAGCTGGAATCTGAGCTGGAAAGGCGGGTGAAGGAGGCCGAGACCCGGATGCAGGCCGCGTGGAAGGAGAAAGTGGACGATGCTGAGGCCCGATCTGTTGATGCCGAAAAGAAAGCGTCCGGGTTCGAGGAGGAAGTGGGCGTCCTGAAGAGAACCCTAGAGGAGAGGAAAGAGGCTGGGGTTGTCATTGCCGAGTTTCAGAAGTCGACAGCGTATGCCGATGCTCTTAATCATGCTGCGGCAGCGGAGGTGGTCCGGTGTTGGCATGTGGCTGAGCGGCATATTAAATCCGATCCGGGGGCTAATCTTCAGAGTTTCATAGAGGCGTACCTTGCCGCTAAGGACAACATCAAAGCCGGGAAGGGGGAACCTGAACCTTACGAAGGTCCTTCTCCGAGTTTTATTGTTCCTGCCAACCCGGGTAACCATGTTGTTCTGACTACTTCGGATGTGCCCGTTGATCCGGATTCTCAAGCCAACAACTCTTCAGCGAACGATCCTCCTGTCCTCTAG
- the LOC108205984 gene encoding agamous-like MADS-box protein AGL11, protein MGTGKKKIEIKRKEKETDRLVAFSKRRRGLFKKAHQLHSLSAAHVAVLVFSPAGKIYIYGDPCFADTIDKFLYNATSPNPLLTHTNSSAACDHDADDAREDFQEMEALKAWLETLNVDTCDDVNDLLSVKNDLQQIRDRLIQRMSVVADSN, encoded by the coding sequence atgggtaCAGGAAAGAAGAAGATAGAGataaagagaaaagaaaaggaaaccGACAGACTCGTCGCTTTCTCCAAGAGACGCCGAGGCCTTTTCAAGAAAGCCCATCAACTCCACTCTCTCTCCGCCGCTCATGTGGCCGTTCTCGTTTTCTCGCCCGCCGGAAAAATTTATATCTACGGCGACCCTTGTTTCGCTGACACTATCGACAAGTTCTTGTACAATGCTACTAGTCCAAACCCTCTTCTAACTCATACAAATAGCAGCGCTGCTTGTGATCATGATGCTGATGATGCGCGTGAAGATTTTCAAGAGATGGAAGCGCTTAAGGCGTGGTTGGAGACGTTGAATGTTGATACTTGCGATGATGTCAATGATCTTCTTTCGGTTAAGAATGATTTGCAGCAAATTAGAGATAGGTTGATCCAAAGAATGAGTGTTGTTGCTGATTCTAACTAG
- the LOC108210055 gene encoding F-box protein At3g44326-like, producing MNCRAETKIFKVLDNQMASSSSDKGLTATTLAALHSDIIETNLLTRLDGPSLASLASSSKLLLPLCNKESLWKDICDSTWNSVKHPLVQNAISSFPGGYRSFYSDSFPVLGASSGGGSLCSQVDTSELISAVDMHFMNNQVYSKVTVTDTNASCFPGSLFHIDLIDHKETLEIPLKYQGDANLCKSKLEENLTLSWIVIDPILKRAANVSSLRPVCVRPQSDKTGIEVTYSTILSGDSCGIDTTEFVECRVVASFGCEKGHNVELRALSLCLVDMVKSRLNGEMSLRILKEAMESGERRKECGQWEEYAKKLDCTRHKLVSWLLLAVSSVSLLWFG from the coding sequence ATGAATTGCAGAGCAGAAACAAAGATTTTTAAGGTGCTTGACAATCAAATGGCTTCAAGCTCTTCTGATAAAGGCTTAACAGCCACTACATTAGCTGCCCTTCACTCTGATATCATCGAAACCAACTTGTTAACGAGGCTTGATGGTCCATCTCTTGCCTCATTAGCCTCTTCTTCCAAATTATTGCTTCCTCTCTGCAACAAAGAAAGCTTGTGGAAGGACATCTGTGATTCCACTTGGAACTCCGTGAAACATCCACTTGTCCAGAACGCGATCTCCTCCTTTCCAGGCGGCTATCGTTCTTTTTACTCTGATTCATTCCCTGTCCTTGGTGCAAGCTCTGGTGGGGGGAGCCTCTGTAGTCAAGTGGACACCTCGGAACTCATTTCAGCTGTTGATATGCACTTCATGAATAATCAAGTCTACTCCAAAGTGACAGTCACGGATACAAATGCTAGCTGCTTTCCTGGATCATTGTTTCATATCGACTTAATTGACCACAAGGAAACTCTGGAAATACCGCTAAAATACCAAGGTGATGCAAACTTGTGCAAGTCAAAGCTGGAGGAAAACTTGACACTGAGTTGGATTGTTATTGATCCAATTCTAAAACGCGCAGCCAATGTGTCGAGTCTGAGGCCAGTTTGTGTGCGGCCACAGTCTGATAAGACTGGCATTGAGGTCACTTATAGCACAATTCTTTCGGGAGATTCCTGTGGCATTGATACAACGGAGTTTGTTGAATGCAGGGTGGTAGCTAGTTTTGGTTGCGAAAAAGGACACAATGTTGAATTGAGGGCGCTGAGTTTGTGTTTAGTGGACATGGTGAAATCGCGGTTGAATGGGGAAATGAGTTTAAGAATTCTCAAGGAGGCTATGGAGAGTGGTGAAAGACGAAAAGAGTGTGGACAATGGGAAGAGTATGCAAAGAAACTGGATTGTACAAGACATAAATTGGTTTCCTGGCTACTTCTAGCCGTTTCCTCAGTTAGTTTGTTATGGTTTGGTTGA